Genomic segment of Aerosakkonema funiforme FACHB-1375:
CAGAAATATCCCACAGCCTTTCTTTCCAGAACACCTTTGAGTGTGAGCTTAAAAAATTTGGGCTTTTCATCTTCTTTGCGGGGTGCTTGCTTAATCTTGACGATGATTTTTTGTTCGTCGTGAGATTGATAAACTACCTCACCGCGAATCGAAAAATAACCATCTTCAACGGGGGAACTCTCAGCTTCTAAATTGCTGGAGCTCGATGCTTCGGTTACTTCGCTTGCCGATGTCTCGTCAGTGGAAGACAAACTTTTGTCAAGGTTTTCTGGTTCCCAAACTCCCACAATTTGAAGGTGTAAAGCATCGTCATTTTGTCGCGTTCGCGGATAAACTACCCACAGGTGTTCGGTTTCTAAATCTAAGTGATTCTTCACCAGACTCATTACCCGACCTAACAGCACGGAATCGATCGCCTGCCCATCAGAGGCTAGTAACAGACCGCGCGTAAATTGCTCTGCACTGGGGCTATATTTGCCCCGTACTAAGCCAATAGCCCGATACTGCATCGGTTCGCTGGGAGCTGGAATGGGCTCTTGCCGCCGTCCACTATCCTTATCGGTTTCAGTCGCCATTAGCTCACCAGAAATGTTGGCATCGCTTTTCTCGATCGCAGGGGTAGGAGCCTGAGTCGTGGAGGCAGCTGCCGGTGGTGTAGGCGCTGTAGGCGCGGGAGTAGGGGGGGTAACCGCTTGGGTGACAGGGGGCTTGGGTGGATTCGGCTTACGAACGACCGGTAATTCGGCCTTAGCTTGTTCGGAACCGCTAGAAGACTGGGGGAACTGATTCGGAGAGGGACTCATAAGAACTCCTTGCAGCGGAGACACACTTCCTCTGGCTCCTCGTGAGAGATAAGCACAAACTGGACTTGGGTACAAAATGCCCGGTCGATAACCGAGAATCTTTGCAAATCCCTTGTACTAGCCAGAAGCCAAAACCTAGTATCTACTACTCTATTCGCTCTCGCGTTCCTCCGGAGTTCACAGCGCGGGAACTTCGCCGACAATGACTGTCGCCGCAGGTGTACTGCCGTTGGCGATCGCGGACCGATGATTAGATCGGCGTGCCTATTTTACTGAATGCAATTAATTTTCGGTGCAATCCGCAAAGTTTCTTTGAGACTGTCACATTTTGGCCTTCTGGCCGAGGGATTGCGGTTCATTGCAATTAACAATGAACTGCCAACCATGACCGCAGCGAAATATCTCAATCTCAGATCGCGCTAACTATATCGTCTTTTTCTATATCGTTGATAATGAGATTAGAGTTCAAAAAAGTTGTGTGTCAGATAAAGTCCGTCGCTGGTTGATTGTAGGGATGATGGTCTTCGGAATCATTCCTTTTGTAGGGACGTCGATCGTTCCCCTCCTACAGGCTTTTCAGGGGGGGCAGCCTACTGGGGTAACGGCGACATCCGCTCAGGTGCAAGCGACGGCGATAAAGGAGGAACTACAAGCTAGAGCTAAGGGTTTCGAGCTGGTTTTGCAGCGAGAACCAGATAATCAAACGGCGCTCAAAGAATTGATCGCTACCCGTCAACAAATGGCTGGGCTGGGACTGGGCGATATCAAGGATGCGATCGCACCGATGGAAAAACTGGCTTCGCTCAATCCTAAAGACGTTGGGGTGCAGATAGACTTGGCCAGCTTTTACACTCAGCAGAAACGTTACGACGAGGCGATCGCAGTCTTGGATAAGGCGATCGACAGCAACAAAGAAGATTTTCGACCGGTGTTTGCCAAGGCAATTGTGCTGCAACAGCAAGGCAAAACCGAACAAGCCCAGC
This window contains:
- a CDS encoding tetratricopeptide repeat protein; this encodes MSDKVRRWLIVGMMVFGIIPFVGTSIVPLLQAFQGGQPTGVTATSAQVQATAIKEELQARAKGFELVLQREPDNQTALKELIATRQQMAGLGLGDIKDAIAPMEKLASLNPKDVGVQIDLASFYTQQKRYDEAIAVLDKAIDSNKEDFRPVFAKAIVLQQQGKTEQAQPLFASAADLAPPELKERVKAQIAQIKTQTPAPKADSTTSPSTPSTDRSVNPAATPSSESTPAKN